In the Salinirubrum litoreum genome, one interval contains:
- a CDS encoding SDR family oxidoreductase has protein sequence MTGVVCVTGCDSGIGYLTAVAFHRRDWTVYATGLAPEETDLSERGIETRRLDVTDAADTERVFAEIESEHGRLDCLVNVAGVGHTGALEATTPDDLREILDVNLVGTHRVTRAALPLLRAGETAGGNAGRVVTISSVVGRYALPGLGGYSASKHGVEGLSDALRWEVADSGVRVVLVEPPTTRTGFVDRVESDLAELLAGEGDDTATADDRDGTGRYDRLYRMLDWWIPRLADAGASPADVARTVVRATETPDPRTRYPVGAQGWLLALGSHLPGRLQDLGWRGATWIAERRWP, from the coding sequence ATGACCGGCGTCGTCTGTGTCACGGGCTGTGACTCCGGAATCGGCTACCTCACTGCGGTCGCCTTCCACCGGCGCGACTGGACCGTCTACGCGACCGGACTCGCGCCCGAGGAGACCGACCTGTCGGAGCGCGGGATCGAGACGCGTCGCCTCGACGTGACCGACGCGGCGGACACGGAGCGCGTGTTCGCGGAGATCGAGTCCGAGCACGGCCGACTCGACTGTCTCGTCAACGTCGCCGGTGTCGGCCACACCGGCGCGCTGGAGGCGACGACGCCCGACGATCTGCGCGAGATTCTCGACGTGAACCTCGTCGGCACCCACCGCGTCACGCGCGCCGCGCTCCCACTGCTCCGGGCGGGTGAGACTGCTGGCGGGAACGCGGGCAGAGTCGTCACGATCAGCAGCGTCGTCGGCCGGTACGCCTTGCCGGGACTCGGTGGCTACTCCGCCTCGAAACACGGGGTAGAGGGGTTGTCGGACGCCCTGCGCTGGGAGGTCGCCGACTCCGGTGTCCGGGTGGTTCTCGTCGAACCGCCGACCACGCGAACCGGCTTCGTCGACAGGGTGGAGAGCGACCTCGCCGAGTTGCTGGCGGGAGAGGGAGACGATACTGCCACCGCCGACGACCGAGACGGAACCGGGCGCTACGACCGACTGTATCGGATGCTCGACTGGTGGATCCCGCGACTGGCCGACGCGGGCGCGAGTCCGGCGGACGTCGCCCGCACGGTCGTCCGAGCGACCGAGACCCCGGACCCCCGGACACGCTACCCGGTCGGCGCGCAGGGATGGCTCCTCGCGCTTGGCAGCCACCTGCCCGGCCGGTTACAGGACCTCGGCTGGCGCGGGGCGACGTGGATCGCGGAGCGCAGGTGGCCGTAG
- a CDS encoding DUF7544 domain-containing protein yields MAVLSSLRTALGSLVSNPVLFVASFLIGLVTLPQSALSLLGIPLAPTLLQLVTYFITPFLLAGLIGMAIEAQADGTAFGTLTREGKENYVPLLLGTLLRTAIQFAFGIVVFLFGIVAFVVGIGGAGAISEGGLDPGALLGSLGLVFVAFLLFAVLPYLVVMVLIQFFPVAIVAEDRDVIEAFKRSYGVVRSNVLPTVGYSIVSFGVALIAAAPVTAFTLSRTLSQIQSAGAGGTTPTGGGFGGAGAGSLSLFSPVEVVIISAMTLVLTTVLLAFQQSYAVAFFQAVRD; encoded by the coding sequence ATGGCAGTGCTCAGTTCCCTCCGAACTGCCCTCGGCAGTCTCGTGAGCAACCCCGTCCTGTTCGTCGCATCGTTCCTGATCGGACTCGTGACGCTCCCCCAGAGCGCACTGAGTCTGCTCGGCATCCCGTTGGCCCCGACGCTCCTCCAACTCGTCACGTACTTCATCACGCCGTTCCTCCTCGCCGGTCTGATCGGGATGGCGATCGAGGCGCAGGCCGACGGCACCGCCTTCGGCACGCTGACGCGTGAGGGCAAGGAGAACTACGTTCCCCTCCTGCTCGGAACTCTCCTCAGAACGGCGATCCAGTTCGCCTTCGGGATCGTCGTCTTCCTGTTCGGCATCGTCGCGTTCGTCGTCGGCATCGGCGGCGCGGGGGCCATCTCCGAGGGTGGACTCGATCCCGGGGCGCTCCTCGGGTCGCTGGGACTCGTCTTCGTTGCGTTCCTGCTGTTCGCGGTCCTCCCGTACCTCGTCGTGATGGTGCTGATCCAGTTCTTCCCGGTTGCCATCGTCGCCGAGGACCGCGACGTGATCGAGGCGTTCAAGCGGAGCTACGGCGTCGTCCGGTCGAACGTCCTCCCGACGGTCGGCTACTCTATCGTCTCCTTCGGGGTCGCGCTGATCGCGGCGGCACCCGTGACAGCGTTCACGTTGAGCCGTACCCTCTCCCAGATTCAGAGTGCCGGCGCAGGCGGCACGACCCCGACCGGTGGCGGCTTCGGTGGTGCAGGTGCCGGTAGCCTCTCGCTGTTCAGCCCCGTCGAAGTCGTGATCATCTCCGCGATGACGCTCGTCCTCACGACCGTCCTACTGGCCTTCCAGCAGAGCTACGCGGTCGCGTTCTTCCAGGCCGTCCGGGACTGA
- a CDS encoding PUA domain-containing protein, with amino-acid sequence MSEERADRNEREDPADRAESDLGPLRTVADYQFGRGAGAALFPTGEAFDIERSTSGRPRQVKADEGRLVTYTTDGRFTLGLAGGARLCSALEAPANRVVVGDESEPFVRDGKNTFAKFVDEVDPAIRPGDEVAVVHHNGDLLAVGRAELSADAMLDFDTGMAVKVRDGAGERDD; translated from the coding sequence ATGAGCGAGGAGCGAGCGGATCGGAATGAGCGCGAGGACCCTGCGGATCGGGCGGAGAGCGACCTCGGGCCACTCCGGACCGTCGCGGACTACCAGTTCGGGCGGGGCGCGGGAGCGGCGCTGTTCCCCACCGGCGAGGCGTTCGACATCGAGCGATCCACGAGTGGCCGACCGCGACAGGTGAAAGCCGACGAGGGACGACTCGTGACCTACACGACCGACGGGCGATTCACCCTCGGACTCGCCGGTGGTGCCCGACTCTGTTCGGCGCTCGAGGCCCCGGCGAACCGGGTGGTCGTCGGCGACGAGAGCGAACCGTTCGTCCGCGACGGGAAGAATACCTTCGCCAAGTTCGTCGACGAGGTCGATCCGGCGATCCGACCGGGCGACGAGGTGGCTGTCGTCCACCACAATGGCGATCTGCTGGCCGTCGGTCGTGCCGAACTGTCCGCCGACGCGATGCTCGACTTCGACACCGGGATGGCCGTGAAAGTCCGGGACGGCGCAGGAGAGCGAGACGACTGA
- the asd gene encoding aspartate-semialdehyde dehydrogenase: protein MSVRVGILGATGAVGQRFIQLLDDHETFEIAALTASESSAGETYRDAAKWRVNTPIPDAVAEMTVGATTPEAVPDDVDLLFSSLPSSVAAAVEPDFLEAGYVVSSNSSNDRMAPDVPLTIPEINADHLELIEVQRENRGWDGALIKNPNCSTITMVPTLAALDQFGLERVSVSTLQAVSGAGYSGVTSMEIIDNAIPHIGGEEEKMESESRKLLGDFDGAEVTLHGADVTASCNRIPTLDGHLENVFADLTEDPDAEDIAAAMRDYPGVDLPSAPEQLIHVFEDPMRPQPRLDRERGDGMAICAGGIQATDEGVKYNCLAHNTIRGAAGASVLNGELLVEDGWI, encoded by the coding sequence ATGTCAGTACGAGTCGGTATCCTCGGTGCGACGGGCGCGGTCGGGCAGCGATTCATCCAGTTGTTGGACGACCACGAGACGTTCGAGATCGCGGCCCTCACCGCCAGCGAGTCGAGTGCGGGCGAGACGTACCGCGACGCCGCGAAGTGGCGCGTCAACACGCCGATCCCGGACGCAGTCGCGGAGATGACCGTCGGTGCGACGACGCCCGAGGCGGTCCCGGACGACGTCGATCTGCTCTTCTCCTCGCTGCCCTCCTCGGTCGCCGCAGCGGTCGAACCCGACTTCCTGGAGGCGGGCTACGTCGTCTCCTCGAACTCCTCGAACGATCGGATGGCCCCGGACGTCCCGCTCACGATTCCGGAGATCAACGCCGACCACCTCGAACTGATCGAGGTCCAGCGCGAGAATCGCGGCTGGGACGGCGCGCTCATCAAGAACCCGAACTGCTCGACGATCACGATGGTCCCGACGCTCGCGGCGCTCGACCAGTTCGGACTGGAACGCGTCAGCGTCTCGACCCTGCAGGCGGTGTCGGGTGCGGGCTACTCGGGTGTCACCTCGATGGAGATCATCGACAACGCCATCCCGCACATCGGCGGCGAGGAGGAGAAGATGGAGTCCGAGTCCCGCAAACTGCTCGGCGACTTCGACGGGGCCGAGGTCACGCTCCACGGCGCGGACGTGACGGCCTCCTGCAACCGGATTCCGACGCTCGACGGCCACCTGGAGAACGTCTTCGCCGATCTGACCGAGGATCCGGACGCCGAGGACATCGCGGCGGCGATGCGCGACTACCCCGGCGTCGACCTGCCGAGCGCCCCCGAGCAACTGATCCACGTCTTCGAGGATCCGATGCGGCCCCAGCCGCGACTGGACCGGGAGCGCGGCGACGGGATGGCGATCTGTGCCGGCGGGATCCAGGCGACGGACGAGGGTGTGAAGTACAACTGCCTCGCGCACAACACGATCCGGGGGGCGGCCGGTGCGTCGGTGCTGAACGGGGAACTGCTGGTCGAAGACGGCTGGATATAG
- a CDS encoding DUF7510 family protein, with amino-acid sequence MPADEVDFDVSLRDGRTEITLEGQQDAIVVVRSESGERIYLPPDGFEETPTTQGESPYEGVRSESSYQRAEQSPYESSQQSSYGAGRNSPGIHPTRTGYRIVHPEPVTDLRLLRAD; translated from the coding sequence ATGCCAGCCGACGAGGTAGACTTCGACGTGTCGCTGCGGGACGGTCGGACAGAGATCACGCTGGAGGGCCAACAGGACGCCATCGTCGTCGTCCGCTCCGAGTCGGGCGAACGCATCTACCTCCCGCCGGACGGCTTCGAGGAGACGCCGACGACGCAGGGTGAGAGTCCCTACGAGGGTGTCCGCTCGGAATCGTCGTACCAGCGTGCAGAACAGAGCCCCTACGAGTCGAGCCAGCAGAGCAGTTACGGGGCGGGCAGGAACTCGCCGGGCATCCACCCGACCCGCACCGGGTACCGTATCGTCCACCCCGAACCAGTCACCGACCTGCGCCTGCTCCGGGCCGACTGA
- a CDS encoding glycosyltransferase family 4 protein, whose amino-acid sequence MLGWGFPPNVTGGLDVHVGELFEGLERRGVDVELVLPEEYAPDRENVVGVPTGEGDIITRIGRLSETFAERAADHEIIHTHDWFGYGPGLRAKRNNDVTWVASFHSLSSDRNVDPPQREVETERRIVENADYLISVSELLAGNLHEQYGGESEVIYNGFSSCETTDRDVRAELGIDGEMIFFVGRHTHQKGIEHLMYAMTKILDRDVTLVLGGKGHLSPQLKLFAELLGIEDRVRFPGFIPEAELGDYYAAADVFVSPSLAEPFGITITEALSVGTPVVATECGVAEVLPENALVEVEPDSDSIAWGIRQALAMDGAPEYDPFTWDDCVDGNLAVYERVMAERESGGDETGEDARQATDAEGAVEE is encoded by the coding sequence CTGTTGGGGTGGGGGTTCCCACCGAACGTCACGGGCGGCCTCGACGTACACGTCGGCGAACTGTTCGAGGGACTGGAGCGTCGCGGAGTGGACGTCGAACTCGTCCTCCCGGAGGAGTACGCGCCGGACCGTGAGAACGTCGTCGGCGTCCCGACCGGCGAAGGCGACATCATCACCCGGATCGGGCGACTCTCGGAGACCTTCGCCGAACGCGCGGCGGACCACGAGATCATCCACACCCACGACTGGTTCGGCTACGGGCCGGGCCTGCGCGCGAAACGGAACAACGACGTGACGTGGGTCGCGTCGTTCCACTCGCTCTCCTCTGACCGGAACGTCGACCCGCCTCAGCGCGAGGTCGAGACCGAACGCCGGATCGTCGAGAACGCCGACTACCTCATCTCCGTCAGCGAACTGCTCGCCGGCAACCTCCACGAGCAGTACGGCGGCGAGTCCGAGGTCATCTACAACGGCTTCTCCTCGTGTGAGACCACCGACCGCGACGTTCGCGCCGAGTTGGGCATCGACGGCGAGATGATCTTCTTCGTCGGTCGCCACACCCACCAGAAGGGGATCGAACACCTGATGTACGCGATGACGAAGATCCTCGACCGGGACGTGACGCTCGTCCTCGGCGGGAAGGGCCACCTCTCGCCGCAACTGAAACTGTTCGCCGAACTCCTCGGAATCGAAGACCGCGTTCGGTTCCCCGGCTTCATCCCCGAGGCGGAACTGGGCGACTACTACGCCGCCGCCGACGTGTTCGTCTCGCCGTCGCTCGCGGAACCGTTCGGGATCACGATCACGGAGGCGCTCTCGGTCGGGACGCCGGTCGTCGCCACCGAGTGTGGCGTCGCGGAGGTCCTCCCGGAGAACGCCCTGGTCGAGGTCGAACCGGACTCGGACTCGATCGCGTGGGGGATCCGGCAGGCGCTGGCGATGGACGGCGCGCCTGAGTACGACCCGTTCACCTGGGACGACTGCGTGGACGGGAACCTCGCGGTGTACGAACGCGTGATGGCAGAGCGGGAGTCTGGTGGAGACGAGACCGGCGAAGACGCGAGACAGGCGACCGACGCAGAGGGCGCAGTCGAGGAGTAG
- a CDS encoding DUF7344 domain-containing protein → MVSVPSSERGRDTEPATDSSRQTPEESASTLTPAVRHEVLVNDRRRAIVELLDDETTLRTLADEVARVEAGGGDPDRKTRQSVYITLHQCHLPKLDEFGVVTYDADRKQVRPAAGLWAIRAYRDRIAEYTTRRQEAVSPLPYAGLGLLGIGGLLAGAAGVAPTASWVVAAGAFLGVAGLAGRAVWSERRG, encoded by the coding sequence ATGGTCTCTGTGCCGTCCTCCGAGAGAGGACGGGATACAGAGCCAGCGACCGATAGTTCTCGACAGACCCCCGAGGAATCGGCCTCGACCCTCACGCCTGCCGTCCGCCACGAAGTCCTCGTCAACGACCGGCGGCGCGCTATCGTCGAACTGCTCGACGACGAGACGACGCTGCGCACCCTCGCGGACGAAGTGGCCCGCGTCGAAGCCGGCGGTGGCGACCCCGACCGGAAGACGCGTCAGAGCGTCTACATCACGCTCCACCAGTGCCACCTCCCGAAACTCGACGAGTTCGGCGTCGTCACCTACGACGCCGACCGCAAGCAGGTCCGGCCCGCCGCCGGGTTGTGGGCGATTCGGGCGTACCGCGACCGGATCGCCGAGTACACGACACGGCGGCAGGAGGCGGTCTCTCCGCTCCCCTACGCCGGTCTGGGGCTCCTCGGCATCGGCGGTCTGCTCGCGGGTGCGGCCGGCGTCGCACCGACTGCGTCGTGGGTCGTCGCGGCCGGTGCCTTCCTCGGAGTCGCCGGACTCGCCGGGCGGGCAGTCTGGTCGGAGCGACGAGGGTGA
- a CDS encoding AAA family ATPase: MGERLTVVASDGGDHGLVAVAPATLDALGLGPGDPVSLAGGRETVGRVTPDDAVPVDAVGLSATMRRNAGVSTDEQVEVSPTSVEPARSVTLAPIQTLTIKGGESALSRTLSGSPIRVGDRVQARLLDGALTLPFRVVATDPSGPVRVGDETTVTVRDRPAEELDDLVEIPPVRYDDVGGLDAELRQVRELVELPLVRPELVGDLGRRPADGVLLYGPSGAGKSLLWQALATESEVDVLPVPPSALLGRSTESAIERLREVGREAADSAPAVVVLDDIDSVVPDDEDTTTRRLLSGVRDLLDRIARTDGVVALGTARSADDVHSSLRRGGRFDREIELGAPDRAGRREILSIQTRGVRLADSVDLDDVAERTGGYLGADLDAVVRAATGAALSRLGGVDLLAGDAGATPGETPALTSADFDAALTAVGPSAMRSVRVEVPNVSYDDIGGLAEAKRELIRAAEWPIRHPDLFEQLGVTAPKGVLLYGPPGTGKTMLARAVATATEANFIPVKGPELLDKFVGESEKAVREVFERARANAPAIVFFDEIDALTPERGDSDADAPERVVSQLLTELDGLERLSDVTVVAATNRPDRIDPALLRPGRLERLVEVPVPDEEARAAIFRVHTRNVPTTNLNFEALARETEGFTGSDIEAVIREASLLAMEAYLSAEGGETPPLRVEAKHLREALDAARPSITESMRQYYDGLSEELAR; this comes from the coding sequence GTGGGTGAGCGACTCACCGTCGTCGCCAGCGACGGCGGTGACCACGGACTGGTCGCGGTCGCCCCGGCGACACTCGACGCACTGGGACTCGGACCCGGCGACCCCGTCTCGCTCGCCGGCGGCCGCGAGACCGTCGGGCGGGTGACGCCGGACGACGCGGTGCCGGTCGACGCGGTGGGACTCTCGGCGACGATGCGGCGCAACGCGGGCGTCTCGACCGACGAGCAGGTCGAAGTCTCGCCGACGAGCGTCGAACCGGCCCGGAGCGTCACGCTCGCGCCGATCCAGACGCTGACGATCAAAGGCGGCGAGTCTGCGCTCTCCCGGACGCTCTCCGGGTCGCCGATCCGGGTCGGAGACCGCGTGCAGGCCCGCCTGCTCGACGGTGCACTCACCCTCCCGTTCCGGGTCGTGGCGACCGACCCGTCCGGTCCGGTGCGCGTCGGCGACGAGACGACCGTGACGGTCCGGGACAGGCCGGCCGAGGAGTTGGACGACCTCGTCGAGATTCCCCCGGTGCGATACGACGACGTGGGCGGACTCGACGCCGAACTCCGGCAGGTCCGCGAACTGGTCGAACTCCCGCTGGTGCGGCCGGAACTGGTCGGCGACCTCGGGCGACGACCGGCGGACGGTGTCCTGCTGTACGGCCCCTCGGGTGCCGGCAAGAGCCTGCTGTGGCAGGCGCTGGCGACCGAGAGCGAGGTGGACGTGCTCCCGGTGCCGCCCTCGGCACTGCTCGGCCGGAGTACCGAGTCGGCCATCGAGCGCCTGCGGGAGGTCGGGCGGGAGGCGGCAGACAGCGCGCCCGCAGTGGTCGTGCTCGACGACATCGACAGCGTGGTGCCGGACGACGAGGACACCACGACCCGCCGACTGCTGTCGGGCGTGCGGGATCTGCTGGACCGGATCGCACGCACCGACGGCGTGGTCGCGCTCGGGACCGCCCGGAGTGCCGACGACGTCCACAGTTCGCTGCGGCGCGGTGGCCGCTTCGACCGGGAGATCGAACTCGGTGCGCCCGACCGGGCGGGTCGACGCGAGATTCTGTCGATCCAGACGCGCGGAGTTCGACTCGCCGACAGCGTGGACCTCGACGACGTGGCTGAGCGAACCGGCGGCTATCTCGGGGCCGACCTTGACGCGGTGGTCCGGGCGGCGACCGGCGCGGCGCTCTCGCGACTCGGCGGCGTCGACCTGCTGGCGGGCGACGCCGGAGCCACGCCGGGCGAGACGCCCGCGTTGACCTCGGCGGACTTCGACGCGGCACTGACGGCGGTCGGGCCGAGTGCGATGCGGTCGGTCCGTGTCGAGGTCCCGAACGTCTCCTACGACGACATCGGGGGACTCGCGGAGGCGAAGCGGGAACTGATCCGGGCGGCCGAGTGGCCGATCCGGCACCCGGACCTGTTCGAGCAACTCGGCGTGACCGCGCCGAAGGGCGTGTTGCTGTACGGACCGCCCGGCACCGGGAAGACGATGCTCGCGCGGGCGGTGGCGACCGCGACCGAGGCGAACTTCATCCCGGTGAAGGGACCGGAACTGCTGGACAAGTTCGTCGGCGAGTCCGAGAAGGCGGTTCGGGAGGTGTTCGAGCGCGCCAGAGCGAACGCGCCGGCCATCGTCTTCTTCGACGAGATCGACGCCCTGACGCCGGAGCGTGGCGACTCCGACGCCGACGCGCCGGAGCGTGTCGTCTCACAGCTGTTGACCGAGTTAGACGGACTGGAGCGACTGTCGGACGTGACGGTCGTCGCGGCGACGAACCGGCCGGACCGCATCGACCCGGCACTCCTGCGGCCCGGTCGACTGGAGCGACTGGTGGAGGTGCCGGTCCCGGACGAGGAGGCGCGGGCGGCCATCTTCCGGGTCCACACGCGGAACGTGCCGACGACGAACCTGAACTTCGAGGCGCTGGCCCGCGAGACCGAAGGGTTCACCGGGAGCGACATCGAGGCGGTGATCCGGGAGGCGTCGCTGCTGGCGATGGAGGCGTACCTGTCGGCGGAAGGCGGCGAGACGCCGCCACTGCGAGTCGAGGCCAAGCACCTGCGCGAGGCGCTGGACGCGGCCCGCCCCTCGATCACCGAGTCGATGCGGCAGTACTACGACGGGTTGTCGGAGGAACTCGCGCGCTGA
- a CDS encoding enoyl-CoA hydratase/isomerase family protein, translated as MQWDTITLDIDDDAIATLTVDRPERLNALNVETLEAIEDALTEAEAQDARVLILTGAGEKAFVAGADIGYMQDLTTPEAQAYAELGHRVADAIESFPGVTIAAINGYAFGGGCELALACDLRVASERAVLGQTEIDLGIVPGWGGTQRLTRLVGDETARRLIFFGERVDASDANELDLVGEVVAHDQLHDHVRDMATELAAKPAVALRTAKEALNQVHETHQHAGLAYERRAWAGLFGTHDQREGMAAFVEKRDPEFE; from the coding sequence ATGCAGTGGGACACGATCACCCTCGACATCGACGACGACGCGATAGCGACCCTCACCGTGGATCGGCCGGAGCGCCTGAACGCGCTGAACGTCGAGACGCTGGAAGCGATCGAAGATGCCCTCACAGAGGCCGAGGCGCAGGACGCTCGCGTGCTGATCCTCACCGGCGCGGGGGAGAAGGCGTTCGTCGCCGGCGCGGACATCGGCTACATGCAGGACCTCACGACACCGGAGGCGCAGGCCTACGCCGAACTCGGCCACCGGGTCGCCGACGCCATCGAGTCCTTCCCCGGCGTCACGATCGCCGCGATCAACGGCTACGCCTTCGGCGGCGGGTGTGAACTCGCGCTGGCCTGCGACCTGCGGGTCGCCTCCGAGCGCGCCGTCCTCGGACAGACCGAGATCGACCTCGGTATCGTGCCGGGGTGGGGCGGCACCCAGCGACTGACGCGACTCGTCGGCGACGAGACCGCCCGCAGACTGATCTTCTTCGGGGAGCGCGTGGACGCCTCCGACGCGAACGAACTCGATCTCGTCGGCGAGGTCGTCGCACACGACCAACTCCACGACCACGTCCGCGACATGGCCACGGAACTGGCCGCGAAACCGGCCGTGGCGCTCCGGACCGCGAAGGAGGCGCTGAATCAGGTTCACGAGACGCACCAGCACGCCGGACTAGCCTACGAGCGCCGGGCGTGGGCCGGCCTGTTCGGTACGCACGACCAGCGCGAGGGGATGGCGGCGTTCGTGGAGAAGCGCGATCCCGAGTTCGAGTAG
- a CDS encoding redox-regulated ATPase YchF: MAYKIGLVGKPSVGKSTFFNSATMNDVPEGAYPFTTIDPTVGEAYVRVECAAPEFDETCTPDTGYCADGTRYVPVKLVDVAGLIPGAHEGNGLGNQFLTDLNEADVLIHVVDFSGQTDAEGEPTEGHDPRDDIDFLEEELDQWYLEILEKGIERYRSGYHGTEKDIEIELAEQMSAFKTNKDELKRFIRRVGVGFDPDEWDESDRLDLAREIRKETKPIVIAGNKLDTPEGQANYAEITDDPEYDHLPIVPASAHAEKALKNAAEAGVVDYDPGDNDFEITGDVSDGQREGLEQIESFVTEYDGTGVQQALETALFDTLGVMAIFPGGAESMGDEQGRVMRDCFLLPEGATTEEFAHHLHSDIGEGLLHGIDCRSKRQLGGDRTLHHRDVVELVSTN, encoded by the coding sequence ATGGCCTACAAGATCGGACTCGTCGGCAAACCCTCTGTCGGCAAGTCCACCTTCTTCAACTCTGCGACGATGAACGACGTGCCGGAGGGTGCCTACCCCTTCACGACGATCGACCCCACGGTCGGGGAAGCCTACGTCCGCGTCGAGTGTGCCGCCCCGGAGTTCGACGAGACCTGCACGCCCGACACCGGCTACTGCGCCGACGGGACGCGGTACGTCCCGGTCAAACTCGTGGACGTGGCGGGGCTGATCCCCGGCGCACACGAGGGGAACGGCCTCGGCAACCAGTTCCTCACCGACCTCAACGAGGCCGACGTGTTGATCCACGTCGTGGACTTCTCCGGGCAGACCGACGCCGAGGGTGAACCCACCGAGGGCCACGACCCCCGCGACGACATCGACTTCCTGGAGGAGGAGTTGGACCAGTGGTATCTCGAGATTCTGGAGAAGGGGATCGAACGCTACCGCTCCGGCTACCACGGGACCGAGAAGGACATCGAAATCGAACTCGCCGAGCAGATGTCGGCGTTCAAGACGAACAAGGACGAACTCAAGCGATTCATCCGGCGTGTCGGCGTCGGGTTCGACCCCGACGAGTGGGACGAGTCCGACCGCCTCGACCTCGCCCGCGAGATTCGCAAGGAGACGAAACCCATCGTCATCGCGGGCAACAAACTCGACACGCCCGAGGGACAGGCGAACTACGCCGAGATCACCGACGATCCGGAGTACGACCACCTGCCGATCGTCCCCGCGAGCGCCCACGCCGAGAAGGCGCTGAAGAACGCCGCCGAGGCCGGTGTCGTGGACTACGACCCCGGCGACAACGACTTCGAGATCACCGGCGACGTGAGCGACGGTCAGCGCGAGGGCCTCGAACAGATCGAGTCGTTCGTGACCGAGTACGACGGCACCGGCGTCCAGCAGGCCTTAGAGACTGCACTGTTCGACACGCTCGGCGTCATGGCCATCTTCCCCGGCGGGGCCGAGTCGATGGGCGACGAGCAGGGCCGAGTCATGCGTGACTGCTTCCTGCTCCCCGAGGGAGCGACGACCGAGGAGTTCGCCCACCACCTCCACTCCGACATCGGCGAGGGCCTGCTCCACGGCATCGACTGCCGGAGCAAGCGCCAACTCGGCGGGGACCGCACGCTGCACCACCGCGACGTGGTCGAACTGGTCTCGACGAACTGA
- the map gene encoding type II methionyl aminopeptidase, with amino-acid sequence MTDGALDSEVLDKYREAGDIWRTVIDEAADMIEPGVTHLDVAEYAESRVEELGGGHAFPVNISVDEEASHATPARDDETEFAEGELVCLDIGVHVDGYIADAAVTVDLGDHTELVEAAEEALDAALDAMGPGVETGVVGREIEEVIRGYGYTPVLNLSGHGVKQFDAHTEPSVPNRGVERSVELEPGQVVAVEPFATDGRGKVGEGSKEEIFEIQRERSVRNRQARQVLEQITNEFDGLPFAERWLDSPRASMALRRLKQNGIVKGYPVLKEEEGRYVSQAEHTVVVTEDGIEILTA; translated from the coding sequence ATGACAGACGGTGCCCTCGACAGCGAGGTCCTCGACAAGTACCGCGAGGCGGGCGACATCTGGCGAACCGTGATCGACGAAGCCGCCGACATGATCGAACCGGGCGTCACCCACCTCGACGTCGCGGAGTACGCCGAGTCCCGCGTCGAGGAACTCGGCGGCGGCCACGCCTTCCCGGTGAACATCTCGGTCGACGAGGAGGCCTCCCACGCCACGCCGGCCAGAGACGACGAGACCGAGTTCGCCGAGGGTGAACTCGTCTGTCTCGACATCGGTGTCCACGTCGACGGCTACATCGCGGACGCGGCCGTGACGGTCGACCTCGGCGACCACACCGAACTCGTCGAAGCGGCCGAGGAGGCTCTCGACGCCGCACTCGACGCGATGGGACCGGGCGTCGAGACCGGCGTCGTCGGCAGAGAGATCGAGGAGGTCATCCGGGGCTACGGCTACACGCCCGTCCTCAACCTCTCTGGCCACGGCGTCAAGCAGTTCGACGCGCACACCGAACCGAGCGTCCCGAACCGTGGCGTCGAGCGCAGTGTCGAACTCGAACCCGGACAGGTCGTCGCGGTCGAACCGTTCGCCACCGACGGACGCGGGAAGGTCGGCGAAGGGTCGAAAGAGGAGATCTTCGAGATCCAGCGCGAGCGGTCGGTCCGGAACCGACAGGCACGACAGGTCTTAGAGCAGATCACGAACGAGTTCGACGGGCTTCCCTTCGCGGAACGCTGGCTCGACTCGCCGCGTGCCTCGATGGCGCTCCGCCGACTGAAGCAGAACGGGATCGTGAAGGGCTATCCGGTGTTGAAAGAGGAGGAGGGCCGGTACGTCAGCCAGGCGGAACACACCGTCGTCGTCACCGAAGACGGCATCGAGATTCTGACAGCGTAG